One window from the genome of Acuticoccus sp. I52.16.1 encodes:
- a CDS encoding DUF2188 domain-containing protein, whose amino-acid sequence MAGKNQHVVRREDGWAVLGAGNSRDTARYGTQAEAVDRATEIARNQHSEVLIHGRNGRIRERNSYGNDPFPPRG is encoded by the coding sequence ATGGCAGGCAAAAACCAGCACGTTGTTCGGCGCGAGGACGGATGGGCCGTCCTCGGCGCCGGGAACAGCCGCGACACGGCGCGGTACGGCACTCAGGCTGAGGCAGTCGATCGGGCCACGGAGATCGCGCGCAACCAGCATAGCGAAGTTCTCATCCACGGACGTAACGGCCGGATCCGCGAGCGCAACAGCTACGGAAACGACCCGTTCCCGCCCCGCGGATAA
- a CDS encoding ImmA/IrrE family metallo-endopeptidase, which produces MNRTEMSRRLREARELASINQGEAAEALGLPRTAVTQIEGGNRAVSTMELARLADLYRRPVSWFLADAPDAEEDIVVALHRIAPGLDSAPEIRIEVDRCVQICREGVSLEGLLGREERDGPPAYPEPVPRSTGDAVAQGERVAEQERRRLELGSSPIADMTELLGDQGIWASVVDLPNTMSGLFLHHPSIGMAVLVNAGHVRARQRFSLAHEYAHALMDRNRVVGVSSADNSRERIEQRANAFAAAFLLPEAGLEEELRQLGKGQPARTDQIVFDVATGGSIQGQLRPAPRSQTIGFQDVAFIAHRFGVSYQAAVYRLKSLRYINQPESLLLLSPEQENAGKDYLRALDLFEDLEEPVRGPRGTRELRSRVAHLALEAYRLGEISRGRLLDVGKTVGVDGRKLLELAEAARAE; this is translated from the coding sequence ATGAACCGCACCGAAATGTCTCGTCGGCTGAGGGAGGCACGAGAACTCGCATCAATCAATCAGGGGGAAGCGGCTGAAGCGCTCGGCCTTCCCCGTACGGCCGTCACGCAGATCGAAGGAGGGAACCGCGCAGTGTCCACCATGGAACTTGCACGGCTTGCGGACCTCTATCGTCGCCCGGTCAGTTGGTTCCTTGCGGACGCGCCTGACGCCGAAGAGGACATCGTCGTGGCGCTGCATCGAATTGCGCCGGGCCTCGACTCGGCTCCGGAGATCCGGATCGAGGTGGACCGCTGCGTGCAAATCTGCCGCGAAGGTGTCAGCCTGGAGGGGTTACTGGGACGCGAGGAGCGTGATGGACCGCCGGCGTATCCTGAGCCGGTACCGAGATCGACCGGGGATGCCGTCGCCCAAGGCGAGCGGGTTGCTGAACAGGAACGGAGACGCCTCGAGCTCGGGAGTTCTCCGATTGCCGACATGACGGAACTGCTTGGCGATCAGGGCATCTGGGCATCTGTCGTCGATCTTCCGAACACCATGTCCGGCTTATTTCTGCATCATCCGAGCATTGGCATGGCCGTGCTCGTGAACGCTGGACATGTGCGCGCCCGACAGCGGTTCTCGCTGGCGCATGAATATGCGCATGCTCTTATGGATCGGAACCGGGTCGTCGGCGTCAGCAGTGCAGACAACAGCCGTGAACGGATTGAGCAGCGGGCAAATGCTTTCGCTGCGGCTTTCCTGCTTCCCGAAGCGGGGCTCGAAGAGGAACTGCGCCAGCTTGGAAAGGGTCAGCCGGCGCGCACGGATCAGATCGTCTTCGACGTGGCGACTGGCGGCAGCATACAAGGCCAGTTACGTCCGGCGCCGCGCTCCCAGACGATCGGCTTTCAGGACGTCGCGTTCATCGCGCACAGGTTCGGCGTGAGCTATCAGGCGGCGGTCTATCGGCTGAAGAGCCTTCGCTACATCAATCAACCGGAAAGCCTCCTGCTTCTGTCGCCGGAACAGGAGAATGCTGGAAAGGACTACTTGCGGGCACTGGACCTATTCGAAGATCTTGAGGAGCCAGTCCGTGGCCCCAGAGGAACCCGAGAGCTTCGCAGCCGCGTGGCCCACCTGGCGCTCGAGGCGTATCGGCTCGGCGAAATCTCCCGAGGACGACTTCTCGATGTAGGCAAGACCGTCGGCGTTGACGGGCGCAAGCTGCTCGAACTTGCGGAAGCAGCACGAGCCGAGTGA
- a CDS encoding DUF2460 domain-containing protein, with the protein MAFHEVRFPENISRGARGGPQRRTQIVELASGAEERNASWANSRRRYDVAYGIRRVDDLAAAVAFFEARNGRLYGFRFKDWADHKSCAPSGSPLSADQLIGTGDGEQTEFQLTKAYASGGDAWVRTITKPVAGTVRIAVDGDEQMSGWSVDAMTGIVTFETAPADGVAIRAGFEFDVPVRFDTDTLDVTLDIERLGSITSVPLVELRR; encoded by the coding sequence ATGGCGTTCCACGAGGTCCGCTTCCCCGAGAACATCAGCCGCGGCGCGCGTGGAGGCCCGCAGCGGCGAACGCAGATCGTCGAGCTGGCATCCGGGGCCGAGGAGCGCAACGCCAGCTGGGCCAACTCGCGCCGGCGCTATGATGTCGCCTATGGCATCCGCCGTGTCGACGATCTTGCCGCTGCCGTCGCATTCTTCGAGGCGCGCAACGGACGGCTCTATGGCTTCCGGTTCAAGGATTGGGCCGACCACAAGTCGTGCGCGCCGTCCGGGTCGCCATTGTCCGCCGATCAGCTAATCGGCACCGGCGACGGCGAGCAGACCGAGTTCCAGCTGACAAAGGCGTACGCGTCGGGGGGTGACGCCTGGGTCCGCACGATCACCAAGCCCGTCGCGGGAACTGTGCGCATCGCGGTCGACGGCGACGAACAGATGTCCGGGTGGTCCGTGGACGCCATGACCGGGATCGTCACTTTCGAGACCGCCCCAGCCGACGGCGTCGCCATCCGCGCCGGTTTCGAGTTCGACGTGCCGGTCCGCTTCGACACCGACACCCTCGACGTGACCCTCGACATCGAGCGGCTCGGATCGATCACCTCAGTCCCGCTCGTGGAGCTCCGCCGATGA
- a CDS encoding phage tail tape measure C-terminal domain-containing protein, with protein MASFARAAKVGLTAAAATATASLGLIVRSAAESGAQLRQFVQVANATPEGFQRWSGAARTVGIEQEKLADILKDVNDRVGDFLQTGGGPMAGSFEKVAPKVGVTADQFARLSGPEALQLYVDTLQRAGLSQQEMTFHLEAMASDATRLLLLLRDGGAEMQRLGDRAADIGAVLDDDALKALQRTEVALDTMSLVMEGLRNRIAVAAAPAVEALASAFVTLASAGGIVRTAIDALIGNLGRLATYAATAAAFFAGRWVAGMVAAAVSVRGLATALVVLRGALIRTGIGALIVGAGELIYQFGRLVSSTGGFGNALSLLADVATEVWERIKSGGRALALALQSVWARIEAGWLAVMARIQRSWGELLHRLARGLDQLPGFDETTLRVHGAAVMATSGFYELELAVGEADKRAKDLAASASEAAKAATVPLKSLAALGQAAEEAGEAGEASLQRAAKAAGDLKDGVAQTAEAAKAAKPEVAETAEAAKTGWSQARDALTDYAKQAMALGRQVGDTLVSAFRSAEEAFAEFVRTGKIDFRSLVSSMLVDMAKVAAQRFIFGPLSNALSAGIGRLGSVFAGVFHDGGVVGQRAPMRLAPAAAFAGAHRYHAGGVAGLRPDEVPAILQRGERVLSRRETSALDRERGAGGVSVTIVARDAESFRQSRTQVAADVARAVSLGRRGL; from the coding sequence ATGGCGTCCTTCGCGCGAGCAGCCAAGGTCGGGCTGACGGCAGCAGCCGCTACCGCGACGGCCTCGCTCGGGCTCATCGTCCGCTCCGCGGCCGAAAGCGGCGCGCAGCTCCGGCAGTTCGTGCAGGTCGCCAACGCCACACCCGAAGGCTTCCAGCGCTGGTCGGGCGCCGCGCGCACCGTCGGCATCGAGCAGGAGAAGCTCGCCGACATCCTGAAGGACGTGAACGATCGCGTCGGCGACTTCCTCCAGACCGGCGGCGGGCCGATGGCCGGCTCCTTCGAAAAGGTGGCGCCGAAGGTGGGCGTCACCGCCGATCAGTTCGCTCGGCTCTCGGGTCCCGAGGCGCTGCAGCTCTACGTCGACACGCTTCAGCGCGCCGGGCTGTCGCAGCAGGAGATGACGTTCCACCTCGAGGCGATGGCCTCGGACGCCACGCGCCTCCTGCTGCTCCTTCGCGATGGCGGTGCGGAGATGCAGCGGCTCGGCGATCGCGCCGCGGACATTGGCGCCGTGCTCGACGACGACGCTCTGAAGGCGCTGCAGCGGACCGAGGTCGCGCTCGACACGATGTCGCTCGTGATGGAGGGGCTACGCAATCGAATCGCGGTGGCCGCGGCCCCGGCAGTTGAAGCGCTCGCTTCGGCCTTCGTCACGCTCGCGTCGGCCGGCGGCATCGTCCGCACCGCCATCGATGCCCTGATCGGCAACCTCGGCCGGCTTGCGACGTACGCGGCGACGGCCGCCGCGTTCTTCGCCGGACGCTGGGTCGCTGGAATGGTGGCGGCTGCGGTCTCGGTTCGCGGCCTCGCAACCGCGCTCGTCGTCCTGCGAGGCGCGCTGATCCGGACCGGCATCGGCGCGCTCATCGTCGGCGCGGGCGAGCTGATCTATCAGTTCGGCCGCCTCGTCAGCAGCACGGGTGGGTTCGGCAACGCGCTGTCGCTGCTCGCCGACGTCGCGACCGAGGTCTGGGAGCGGATCAAATCCGGCGGCCGTGCGCTGGCGCTGGCGCTTCAATCGGTCTGGGCCCGGATCGAGGCTGGCTGGCTCGCCGTCATGGCGCGGATCCAGAGGAGTTGGGGCGAGCTTCTCCATCGGCTCGCGCGCGGTCTCGACCAGCTGCCCGGCTTCGACGAGACGACGCTGCGGGTCCACGGCGCCGCGGTCATGGCGACGTCGGGCTTCTACGAGCTCGAACTCGCCGTCGGCGAGGCCGACAAGCGCGCGAAGGACCTCGCCGCGTCCGCGTCGGAAGCCGCAAAGGCTGCCACCGTCCCGCTAAAGTCCCTGGCAGCGCTCGGGCAGGCCGCCGAGGAGGCTGGCGAGGCCGGCGAAGCGTCGCTGCAGCGCGCAGCAAAGGCGGCCGGAGATCTGAAGGACGGCGTGGCACAGACCGCCGAGGCGGCGAAGGCCGCGAAGCCGGAGGTCGCCGAAACTGCCGAAGCCGCGAAGACCGGGTGGAGCCAAGCGCGGGACGCACTAACCGATTACGCCAAACAGGCGATGGCGCTCGGCAGACAAGTCGGCGACACGCTGGTCAGCGCGTTCCGCAGCGCCGAGGAGGCCTTTGCCGAGTTCGTGCGAACGGGCAAGATCGACTTCCGCAGCCTGGTCAGCTCGATGCTCGTCGACATGGCCAAGGTCGCGGCGCAGCGCTTCATCTTCGGACCGCTTTCGAACGCTCTGTCGGCCGGCATCGGACGCCTCGGGTCAGTGTTCGCCGGCGTCTTTCATGACGGTGGAGTGGTGGGGCAGCGGGCGCCGATGCGTCTCGCGCCGGCCGCGGCGTTCGCTGGAGCGCACCGGTATCATGCCGGCGGCGTGGCGGGGCTGCGGCCCGACGAGGTGCCCGCGATCCTGCAGCGCGGCGAACGCGTCCTGTCCCGCCGCGAGACCTCTGCGCTCGATCGGGAGCGTGGAGCGGGCGGCGTGAGCGTGACCATTGTCGCCAGAGACGCGGAGAGCTTCCGGCAGTCGCGCACACAGGTCGCCGCAGACGTCGCTCGCGCGGTGTCGCTCGGACGACGGGGGCTTTGA
- a CDS encoding DUF2163 domain-containing protein, with the protein MKALSSELQAHLDEGTTTLAWCWRIARSDGKTFGFTDHDRTLTFGGTDFEPESGLTASEIRSGSDLAVDAQDAEGVLISDWITETDILDGRWDNAAVEVWRANWADVSQRVMMRRGSIGQIRRGRLAFVAEVRSLAHVLGQTVGRTYQATCDVVLGDARCMVDPDADAYRGSGAVVDRLRDRAFTASGIGAFEAGWFVQGTLEWTSGANDGRHAEILAHDVTEGLVTITLLEAPVRGIAEGDVFVIRAGCDKHVATCVAKFANVANFRGFPHIPGQDTVIRYATSDGGHEGDVL; encoded by the coding sequence ATGAAGGCGCTCTCATCTGAACTGCAGGCCCATCTCGACGAGGGCACGACGACGCTCGCCTGGTGCTGGCGCATCGCCCGATCCGACGGCAAAACGTTCGGTTTCACCGACCACGATCGCACACTGACTTTTGGCGGCACGGACTTCGAGCCGGAAAGCGGCCTGACTGCGTCCGAGATCCGCAGCGGTTCCGACCTCGCCGTCGATGCGCAGGACGCAGAGGGCGTGCTGATATCGGACTGGATCACCGAGACGGACATCCTCGACGGGCGCTGGGACAATGCGGCGGTCGAGGTTTGGCGGGCGAACTGGGCGGACGTCAGCCAGCGCGTCATGATGCGTCGCGGCTCGATCGGTCAGATCCGGCGCGGCCGTCTCGCGTTCGTGGCCGAGGTGCGTTCGCTCGCCCACGTCCTCGGCCAGACTGTCGGCCGGACCTATCAAGCCACGTGTGACGTTGTGCTCGGCGACGCTCGTTGCATGGTCGATCCCGACGCGGACGCCTACCGCGGATCGGGTGCTGTGGTCGATCGCCTGCGCGACCGAGCCTTCACCGCATCCGGGATCGGCGCGTTCGAGGCGGGCTGGTTCGTCCAAGGCACTCTCGAATGGACCAGCGGTGCGAACGATGGACGTCACGCGGAGATCCTCGCCCACGATGTGACCGAGGGGCTCGTGACGATCACGCTGCTCGAGGCGCCGGTGCGCGGCATCGCCGAAGGCGATGTGTTCGTGATCCGTGCCGGTTGCGACAAGCACGTTGCGACCTGCGTGGCGAAGTTCGCCAATGTCGCGAACTTCCGCGGCTTCCCGCACATCCCAGGCCAGGACACCGTGATCCGCTACGCGACGAGCGACGGCGGCCACGAGGGCGACGTTCTGTGA